The Chryseolinea soli nucleotide sequence ACAAATGGTTCGACGCCTTCATGCACTGGCTTGATGTTAATGGGTTCCTTGTTGCAAAGACCGCGAAGCAATAAGAGGATTAGTTTTGTTTAAGCATGCCTAAGGGTTGATCAATGAAAGTGGAACTGAATAGAAAAGCGACTTTGTTTGGGCGAAAAGGATCGTGGGTGCATTTAGCTGAATGGCTCACGTCCTTTTTTGTGTTGCTATAGTGAATTGTAAAAGGAAGCGGATGGACCTAAGCAGCTACCATAACCATTACAGAATTCTCGTGGCCGTTGACTGTATCATATTCGGTTTCGACGGAACGCAGTTGAAAGCGCTATTGATCAAAAGAGGTTTTGAACCTGAAAAAGGAAAATGGTCGTTGATGGGAGGTTTTGTCCGTGAAGATGAGGGGACTGATGAAGCAGCGAACAGAGTTCTACACCAACTGACCGGAATGAAAGGCATCTACATGGAACAGCTCTGCGCATTTGGCGATGTAGATCGCGATCCGGCAGGCAGGGTGATCTCTATTGCTTACTTTGCACTGATCAATATTACAGACTACAACAAACAACTTCAGCTTGAACACGAAGCGAAGTGGTTTCCGCTCTCGGAAAGTCCGGAGCTTATTTTCGATCACCAAAAATTGCTATTGAAAGCTCAGGAACGACTACGCGAAAAGGTAGCCTGTGATCCTATTGGTTTTGAACTCCTTCCTCCAAAATTCACGTTGCCGCGATTGCAAAGTCTGTATGAGGCCATCTACGAAATGCCGTTTGATCGGCGCAATTTCATAAAGAAAATGCGGTCGCTTGGAGTGCTGAATAAGCTGAATGAAAAGGAGAGAGGTTCATCCAGGAAAGGCGCATACTATTATGAATTCAATAATCAGCATTATAACCACGTTTATAAGAGCATCAAAAAATTTGTTTGAAGCCAATAGATTAATAAACAACACGCATAAACTTATTCCAATGATAGAAAGAGAGTTTTTTTTCAAGCGCTTAAAATCAATAATTTCGTTAACGGTCCTGCTTTTTTTGTTAAGTCACGCCTACGCACAGGAATTAAAGCTTAATGATCTCGAATATTTTGAAACGCAAGGCGTTAACGTCCTCGTTTACAATAACCTTTTTACAGGGGGATTTAACGACGAGAAGAATGCGGGTATTGAATTAATCCATCACGGCGTGAGGACTGCCCAAGGTGGTGCGGTGAGGCTCTCCAACACGCCTGAACAGTGGGATCTGGTTCCGGAAATACCCACCAGAAAGGTGGACCGGGCGTCGAAAAGTATAGAGAGCACATTGCGTTATAAAGATTACGATTTCGATTCGCGCGTGATGGTTACAGCGAAGGGTAGTGGTTTTGAAATATCGGTCTACCTGGACAAACCCATTCCTAAAGAACTTGAGGGAAGTGCAGGCTTTAATCTCGAATTTCTCCCTTCACAGTATTGGGGCAAAGCTTATCTGGCAGACGGACGTTATAATCGATTCCCACGTTACGTGGTGGGTAACAGTGTGGCAAGACCGAACAACGAAAAGCCAAAACAATTTAAAGGTTACAAAACATACGACGACAGGGGTACCGGTAAATTCATTGATCCACTTCCGCTGGAAAAAGGTCGTACGTTTGTTCTGGCACCCGATGAGCCTTCACGCCTTGTGAAAATCACTTCGCAGGATGCCGACCTGATGCTCTTCGATGGACGCGTGTTGGCCCAAAATGGTTGGTTTGTTGTTCGTAGTATTCTCCCTTCAGGAAAAACAGGAAAAGTGTTGACCTGGACGGTTGAGCCAAACGCCATCAAAGGGTGGGTGAGAGAGCCAAACATAGGTTTCTCCCAAGTCGGTTACATCCCCAAACAACAGAAAGTCGCCGTTATTGAACTTGACAAGAAAGACAAGCCACTGGCCACAGCCTCACTATACAGAATAGGCAACGACGGCGGTGCCAGCGAGGTGTTCAGCGGGAAGATAATTTCATGGGGCGATTACTATAAATATCACTATGTGAAATTTGATTTCACCTCCGTCACTACCCCAGGTATATATTACATCCAATATGGCAATTTCAAAACGAACGACTTCCTGATTGAAAATAACGTGTATGATAAGATCACGGACGCCACGAGCGACATATGGATTCCGATTCACATGAATCACATGTTTGTAAATGAGGCGTACAGGGTGTGGCATGGAGAACCTTTCAAGGAAGGCTATCTCCAGGCCCCGCCAAACACAGATCATTTCGATCTGCATGCTCAGGGACCGACAACGGATACGAAGTATAAAGCCCTCGAACCGATCCCGGGACTAAACGTCGGTGGATTTTTCGATGCAGGAGATTTTGATATTGAAACAGGCGCGAATATTAGTGTAGTACAAAACTTCGTTCAAACGTGGGAGTATTTTAAGCCACTACGGGATCAAACGTTTGTTGATCAGAAGCAACGCTATGTCGACCTTCATCGACCTGATGGAACACCCGATGTATTGCAGTTTATCGAGCACGGAACATTGAACCTTGTAGCGCAGGCAGAGATTGTTGGCCACATGACGCAAACGCTTTCAAACGCTGTGCTCGACAATTATCACCACCTGGGAGACGCAGCTTCATTAACCGATGGACTTCCTTATAACCCGGACCTTGGTCCTTACGAAAGAGCAAAAGACGGAAGGTCGAGCGGAGTCAAAGATGACATGTGGGCATTCACGAGTCGCAACCCTCGACTTGATCTTTACGCCGCTACCATGTTTGCTGCGGCGAGTAGGGCTTTGAAGGGCTATAATGATGATCTTTCTGCCAGAGCATTAGTGCAGTCAAAGAGACTTCTGAAAGAAGCAACCGACCTTCTCGCGGCGAAGCCAGAAGACAATTCGCCTTGGGGAGCGTCGGCTAATGTTGGCACCAATCTTCAACTCTATAGGGCGACCGGCGAAAAACAGTACCTCGATAAATTTCAGGAGCTCTTATGGCCAGCGCTTGATCGCAACGTTAATTCCACACTGCTGACGGCGCTGAATGCCGTCCCACATATGGATGCAGCCTTCAAAGAAAAGCTTCGTCCCTACGTTGTCAAGTATGCGGATTACATAAAAGGATTAGAAAAGGAAAATCCCTATGGCGTACCGATTGTGCTGGGCAACTGGGCTGGCAGTGGCGCAATTTTAAATTTCGGTACCACGATCTGTTTTGCAAGCCAGTATTTTCCAGACGTTGTTGCCCCGGGTGAAGCGTTCAAGGCAACGAACTGGCTATTTGGTTGTCATCCCTATCACAATTATTCACTCGTAGCCACAGTTGGTGCGACGCGTCCTAAAGCAGTCTTCTATGGCAATAACCGGGCTGACTTCTCTTTTATTCCCGGCAACGTAGCACCCGGTATTTTATTCAGAAAACCCGACCACTTTGAGAACTACGACGACTGGCCATTCCTCTGGGGACAAAACGAAGGTACCATCGCTGGCAATACGAATTATTTAATTTTCGGATCAGCGTTTAAGAATCTTGTGAGGTAATACTGGGTTCAAGATCTACTTTCTGCTCCGGCCCATCCTGATGTTTGACCCGCCGATGGCGTAGCCGCTGACTTGCCTGAGGTGGTTTTTGAAATCGTTGACCCACACGGTAGCTCGACCCCTACACCATTCGTCGACTCCTATTGCTTCTTGACGCGCAGCAAAAGTAACGTGCTCTTGTGTCGGTCAAGATATTGTTGATGCGAAGTACCCCTCCTTTGTAGCGCAGATTCCTGTGCCGTCCGCGTATTCGTCAGAATATATTTTTATGCAATCGTTGTAGGCCTTACGGTTCGCCTTGTGGTAGACTTTTTATGACCTAATCCGGGATTTTTGGAACCCCCACATGTACGCGCGAACAATTTACTTTCGCGGATGAAAACAGGGATAACCGGTGCGCAGCACAGCAGACGGGTCTTTTGGATCACCACGATCTTTAAGACCCTCTTTGTAACTTTTCTTTTCTTCATTCCTCCGATAGAGGGACGATCTCAAACGGAGACCTATACCTGGAGCAACGTATCGCTGGGGGGCGGCGGTTTCGTATCCGGTATCATAAGCCATAAGACATCCGGAGATGTTTACTGCCGTACGGATGTCGGTGGGGCTTACCGATGGAATGCCACAAATTCTAAATGGGTTCCTTTGCTCGACTGGTGTTCGGAGGACGAAGTTACCTACCAGGGCGTTGAGGCGATTGCTTTAGATCCACAAGATCCTAACAAGGTATATGTGTTAGCCGGTACCGACTATTTCAACGGAGGAAAGACTGCCATATTACGATCTTCCGACAAGGGCAATACTTTTTCTATTACCGATGTAACCGCCAGTTTTAAAGCACACGGCAATGGTATCGGAAGAGCAAATGGCGAACGGCTTGCTGTGGATCCGAACAATAGTAACATATTATTTTGCGGAACCAGGAGAAACGGATTATGGAAAAGCACAAATGCCGGTGCAACGTGGACATTGGCCTGGGATGGAGTCACGGCCACTCCCAACGACAATGGAATTTGTTTCGTCTTATTCGATCCTGGTAATGTCTCGGGAGGCATTACACAAACCATTTATATAGGAGTTTCCCAATACGCAAGCACGAATATTTATAGAAGTACCGATGGCGGTAATACTTTTTCAGCCCTGTCCAGTGCACTGCCTACAACCTACATGCCGCACAGAGCCGCGCTTTCCGGAAATATGTTATACATCACGTATGCAAATGGTTCAGGTCCACATGGACATTGGAAGACTGAACTGAACGAACCTTCGAACGACGGACAAGTATGGAAATTTAATACAAGTACATCGACGGCGACAAACATCACACCATCGACAGGAAAGGCATACAGCGGGGTAAGCGTGGATCCGGCAAATTCCAACAGGATTGTCGCATCAACCACGAATGCATACGGCAATAACCAATTCGGTACCGCCTATGGAGATTTTATTTATTTATCCACCGATGGCGGAAATACATGGACATTAAAATTATCCAGCACGAGTACCATGGACACCAATGGCTTGGGATGGATAGTCGGTTCAAGTATACACTGGGCTGGCTCCCTTGACTTTGATCCATTGAATACGGCGAGGGTAAGGGTTATTTCAGGGAATGGGATATTTACCTGCGACAATATAAACGCGGCAAACACGACCTGGAAATTTGATGTAAAGGGTATTGAAGAAACCGTAGTGCTGGATGCCACAAGCATTCCCGGTGGTAATTTTATCTCAGCGGTAGGAGACGTATACGGAGCAGTATATTCTGATATTTATACTTATCCGGCCAAGAATATTACTCCCACGGTGGTTTGTAATTCAGGTGTAACGTATGCCGCGAACAATACCAACAAAGTTGTTAGAGTTGCCGATAAAGTATATTACTCCACCAACCAGGGAGCAACCTGGACGCAATCGCCTTCCACGAATGGCACGTATGGGAAAGTAGCTTTATCCGCGGATGGGAATACGATCCTTCATTGTCCTAGTGGTGGAAGCACGACGTATTACTCAACAGACAATGGAGGAACATGGACAAGTACGGGAGTCACGGATGCTAAAGACGCCTTTCCGATTGCGGACCTCGTTAATACAAGCAAATTTTATCTTTATAATCCTAGTACGGGACAGCTACTGGTAAGCACAAATAAAGGCGTAAGTTTTTCGGCTTCAGCATCTAATCCAGGTCAATGGGGTTCGAGTGTGGCAAGGGCTGTTCCTGGTAAGGAAGGACATGTGTGGGTAGCTTTAAACGGGAGTGGATTAAAATACACCACGAGCAATGGAACTTCATGGACAACGGTCCCTAATGTTACCTATTGTGCGGCAGTAGGATTCGGGAAACTGGCTCCCGCTGCGACTTATCCAACGATCTATATATGGGGTACGATAGGAGGAGTGAGGGGGTTGTTCCGCTCGATTGATCAGGGAGCTCACTGGATAAGAATAAACGACGATGCCCATGAATGGGGTGGACCGGGAAACGGAAATTTTGTAATGGGCGACATGAATGTATATGGCCGGGTATACATGAGTAGTGTAGGAAGAGGTCTTATTGCCGGAGAAGCACCTAAATATACCCTTACGACAACGGCATTGCCATCTGCCGGCGGTACGGTGACAGGGGCAGGATCGTATACCGCCGGAAGTACAGCAACACCAACCGCTACACCTGCGGTCGGATACACTTTTACGGGTTGGAGTGGTGACGCCACCGGAACTTCTGCTTCCGTTGCCGTAGACATGACCAAAAACAAGTCTGTCACGGCAAACTTCCTGGCAACGAATTATACACTTGTCACGACGGCATCGCCCGCTGCAGGTGGTACCGTGAGCGGGGCTGGACCGTATGCAGCAGGTAGCACACCGACAATAACGGCAACGCCTGCAGCCGGATATGCCTTTACAGGCTGGAGTGGCGATGCATCGGGAGCAGCTTCGTCTACGACGGTAACGATGAACAGCAGCAAGTCGGTGACGGCAAATTTCCAGGTAATTAAATATACCCTTGCCACTACCGCATCACCCGCGGGGGGAGGTGCCGTGAGCGGAGCCGGATCCTATGATGCCGGTAGTGCAGCGTTGCTCACAGCGACCCCTGCAACAGGATATACTTTTATTGGCTGGAGTGGTGATGCAACAGGAAATGCTTCTTCGGTGACCATAACGATGAGCGGCAACAAGACCGTCACAGCAAATTTTCAGGCACAATCCAGCGCAACGAAATATACGCTGGCTACAATTGCCTCACCGTCTGCGGGTGGTAATATCAGTGGCGCGGGAACGTATGATGCCGGTAGTGTAACGGCACTCACAGCAACGCCTGCGGCTGGTTATACTTTTATAGGTTGGAGTGGTGATGCAACAGGAAGTGCTTCTTCCACAACCATAACGATGAGTGGCGACAAAACGGTCACAGCAAATTTTCAGATACAATCCAGCACAACGAAATATACGCTGGCCACAACAGCATCGCCGTCAGAGGGTGGGAGTGTAAGTGGCGCGGGAACGTATGATGCCGGTAGTGTAGCGGCACTCACGGCAACGCCTGCCGCGGGCTATACTTTTACAGGTTGGAGTGGCGATGTAACAGGAACTTCTGCGTCGACTACGGTAACCATGAACAGTAACAAAAATGTTACGGCAAACTTCAGCATTGCTGAAGTCACGATTACCGCTACCGTTGTGCCGGCAGCAGGTGGCTCTGTAACAGGAGCAGGTGAATATCCATCAGGCACCACAGTAATCATAGAAGCCCTAGCAGCGGCCGGATATAATTTTATTGGCTGGAGCGGCGATATTGCAGGCACCGCTACTTCACAAACCGTAACCGTGAGCAACGATATGGTGGTTCAGGCCAACTTTGAAAGTACTGAAGGGGTTGCTTTAAAAATTCCCAGGCTCTTTTCACCGGATAACCACGGTGATATCAGCACGGAAGCATGGAATATTGAAAACGCTTATTTGCTGGATGGATGTGAGATGGTGATCTATAACCGGCAAGGACAGAAAGTATATTCTTCTCTTGGGTACGCTACTCCCTGGGATGGAACCTCAAACGGCAAGCCGCTTCCGGATGGTGCCTACTTCTATATTATCCGGTATCCTGACAATAAAAAACAAGCTGGCAGCGTAACCATCGCCCGACTCAAATGAAAATTTCATTTAGAATTCTACTCTTCTGTACGGCATGGATGATAACCGGTCCGCTACAGGCGCAACAGAACCTGGTGTATAGCCACTACTTTCTTAATCCGTTCCTCTACAATCCATCGTTTGTGGCGCCCAACGGGTATAGCGAACTTTATTTGAACTACAGGAATCAATGGACTGGCATTGAGGGTGCACCCGTCACCGGGACGGTAAGCCTCCATTTGGCCTTGAACCATAAGACGGGTATAGCGTTCACGGGATACCAGGACAAGGCCGGCGCATTAAAAACAACCACGGGCCTGGCGACTTTTGCATACCAGGTATACCTGGGCAACAGCGTGAGCGACGATCACAAACTAGCTTTTGGATTATCGGCTGGTGCAACCAGCGTGTCTATCCATGGCGACAATAGTTTCGTCAACGAACCGGTGGTCGGTACGACATCGTCGTTCGAAGGGCAGTTTGGAATGCATTACCAACACAAGAACCTGAAGATCGCTTTTGCCATACCCCGTCTTTTCAATACGTATGTTGCCTCCGACCAGGACTTCAATAAAGTGGGCTTTAAGCAAGTGCGCACTACGCTGTCGTCGGTGAGTTACGCGATACCGATCGGCGAACGGATCGTATGGGAACCCATGGTGACGTATCGCACCTATGAAAATACGCCATCCCAGTTCGAAGGCTTGGGAGTTTTACGAATGGATAACATCGTATGGTTTGGCGGATCATACCGGCAGCGCTACGGCGCTTCCGCCTTTGCAGGATTCAACATCAAAGACAAATTGAAATTGGGCTATGCGTACGAGTTTGCAGCGAGCCAGGTGAACGCACTGGGGAATGGCACGCACGAAATACAATTGGTCGTGCGACTCGGGAAAAAGAAGTTGGGCAAGTCGCAGACAAAAGCAAAAACGCCACTCCAGCGACCACAGGCTGTTGCCGACACGGCATCGGTTGCAGACCTCCCCAATGAAGATGTAGCACAGCAAGAGAAAAGTGAAAGCGCTACACTCACCGGGCAATCGACAGCTTCAGCAGCGACCCGGCAAGACGAACCGGTGATCAAACCGCCTGAACCGGCGTCCGCTATACTGCCTGCTACGGTCATGCCAACCCATTCGGACGAAGAAAAGCAGGGATCGGTAAAATCACTTTCCGGAAATGGACTACCTCCAGGACATTATGTGGTCGTGGGAGCGTTCCGTTCGGTCGAAAATGCGAAGCGCTATGCCCGTAATCTGAAGCGCTCAGATTACCCGGCAGATGTGGCCTATCACCCGGGGCGACAGTATTATATCGTTCACATGAACCATGCCGCGACAATAGAAGAAGCGCGTCAACTGCGTGACAAATACAGACAGATGTCGCGCTATTCTTTCCGCGACACATGGATTCTCAGTATTGAATGACATTAAATTGTATCTTTACTTAGGCCAAAAAAATGGCCAGGCACTCATAAAGAAGTGTTTGGATACATATGGTGGACGGGTTTGTTTCCGCTTTGACGTAACATTCAGTTTGAGCGGGCATAAGCCTTTTGATCAACGATAGATGCGAGGAGCCGTCTTATTATTTTACATATATTTTGATTTAACTATTCAAGTGAAGTCGTGAGAGATCGTGCTTTTTTTTTGGCAGCTTGCCTTGCCTCTATATTTCTGGTGATCCAACCGGCTATTGAATCTTTTGGGCAAGAGCATCGCTTTGGCCACATCGATGACCGGAAGGGCTTGTCACACAACTATGTAAAAACATTCTATAAGGACAGGACCGGTTTTCTGTGGATAGGCACCGAGTCGGGTCTTAACCGTTTCGACGGCTACTCGCTAAAAATATATCGCAACGATCCATCCGACTCTACTTCTCTTTTTAACGATGATGTGGTGCGACTATACGAAGCACCCGGCGGAATGCTTGGCGTAGCGACATCGGTCGGACTCTGCTTTTATAATTCTGCAACAGAAACGTTCACAACGGATTTTCGATTCCTTAGAAAATATTCAATCGCAAACCCTGCAGATCTCGTCAATATTATTCATGACAAAGCGGGTAACTACTGGTTTCTCTTTAGAAATAATGGGCTTGTGCTCTACAATGAAGAAAAGATGACCACACAACAGTTCAGGCATCTTGATAACGATCCGACCACCATTTTCACCAACAACGTCACTTCAGTTGTGCCTCACCAGGATGGAAGTTACTGGATAGCGCATTCCAATGGCGTTGCAGAGAATATTGTCCTTGAAAACGGGAAACTCAAGGTGGTTAACCGGATCTCGTTTTCGCCAAAGGAGTCATCCTATAAGGACAGGTATCTTCAATGTGAATTGATGATCGACAACGATGGAGATCTCTGGTGTTACCGGTACAATTCAGACGAAGGAGTGTTTTATTACAATGCAAATAAACGTAGTGTAAGCCACTTCGAAAAGGAGTCCAAGGATGTGGCGCTAAGGGATGACTTGATATCGGGTCTCGTTCAAGACAACAAAGGCAATATCTGGATTTCTTATGGTAGGGCGGGAATTGATATTCTCAATAAAAAGAATTTCGAAATAGAAAGCATTTTGCATGATCCGGAGACGAATGAAGGGCTGAGCGAGAATTCGATTCCCGGCATGTTTAAAGACACTGACGGTGTCATCTGGGTGGGTACCTATAAAAAAGGATTGAACTTCTTTCATGAAAGCATGATGCGGTTCCCGGTTTATAGCCGACACTCAAAACCGTATGCTTTGCCTTTCGAGGACGTCAACCGTTTTGTAGAGGATAGGAAAGGCAACCTGTGGCTCGGCACAAACGGCGGAGGGTTGATCTACTTTGACCGGCAGAGTGGTCGCTTCACAACCTACAAACACAATCCGAAAGACCCCCATAGCCTGAGCAGCGATGTTGTTGTTAGTTTGTGTCTGGATCACGAGGACAAGCTTTGGATAGGGACTTTCTTTGGTGGATTGGACTGTTTTGATGGCAAGACATTCACCCGGTATCAACACGATGCAAAAGACGCTACAAGCCTCCCGGGTAAGAGTGTCTGGGAGATCTTTGAAGATTCTGAACACCGGCTTTGGATTGGGATGCTCGACGGGGGGCTTAACCTCTTTGACCGGAAAAATAAAACATTTGCCCGGTACACTCATCCCAAGCAAACAGCGCTTTACTCCTCATACATCTCAACGATCATGGAAGACTCGAAGGGCAACCTCTGGTTTGGAACGTCCGTGGGCATTGATGTGCTCATGAAGGAATCCGGAAGTATCACACATTTTGGATCGGAGCGGAATAATCCGGCATCCCTTCGAAGCGACGCCATTCTGGGGACCCTGGAAGATTCCGAGGGGCGGATCTGGATAGGAACACAAGGGGGACTTAGTCTGTGGCAAAAGGGAGCCAACCGGTTTATTAACTTCAGCGTGAAAGATGGATTGCCTCATAATGTCATCATGTCTATGAAAGAGGACGCAGCCGGGAGGCTTTGGCTGGGTACCCCGAATGGACTGTCGTGTGCAACGATCGTGACCGAAGACGGCCGCATTCGGCTTAAGCTCGCCAACTACTCAGAGGCCGACGGTCTGCAAGGGCAGCGGTTCAATGAAGATGCGGCCCTCCGAACGAGGAGTGGAGAGCTTGTCTTTGGCGGGGCCAATGGATTCAATATTTTCAAACCAGGCGATATCGGGCATAGCAAAACGATACCACGACTTGTGCTGACTGACTTTCAGTTGTTCAACCGAAGCGTCCGGCCGGGAAAAGCGGACGGCACGCACTTCGCGTTGTCGTCTTCCATCACGACCAACCCTTCCATCGTGTTGACCGCAAGTGATGATGTTTTTTCAATAGAGTTTGCCGCGCTCGACTTCATACAGCCTTTCAAAAACAGCTATAAATACAAACTGGAAGGATTTAACCAGGAATGGCTGGTAACCGACGCAAACAACCGGAAGGTTACGTTTACCAACCTGGATGCAGGAGACTACGTATTTCGCGTGATCACCTCAAACGATGATGGGCTCTGGAGTGAAGAAGGCATTTCACTTCCCATTAAAGTGCTTCCACCTTTCTGGAAATCTACAAAGGCCATTGTCGTTTACCTGCTCATCCTGTCATTGCTTCTGTTTATCGCGCGTAAACTCATCCAGCAACGCGAGCAAATGAAGTTTGCCATGAAACAACAACAGGAAGAGGCC carries:
- a CDS encoding hybrid sensor histidine kinase/response regulator transcription factor; the encoded protein is MRDRAFFLAACLASIFLVIQPAIESFGQEHRFGHIDDRKGLSHNYVKTFYKDRTGFLWIGTESGLNRFDGYSLKIYRNDPSDSTSLFNDDVVRLYEAPGGMLGVATSVGLCFYNSATETFTTDFRFLRKYSIANPADLVNIIHDKAGNYWFLFRNNGLVLYNEEKMTTQQFRHLDNDPTTIFTNNVTSVVPHQDGSYWIAHSNGVAENIVLENGKLKVVNRISFSPKESSYKDRYLQCELMIDNDGDLWCYRYNSDEGVFYYNANKRSVSHFEKESKDVALRDDLISGLVQDNKGNIWISYGRAGIDILNKKNFEIESILHDPETNEGLSENSIPGMFKDTDGVIWVGTYKKGLNFFHESMMRFPVYSRHSKPYALPFEDVNRFVEDRKGNLWLGTNGGGLIYFDRQSGRFTTYKHNPKDPHSLSSDVVVSLCLDHEDKLWIGTFFGGLDCFDGKTFTRYQHDAKDATSLPGKSVWEIFEDSEHRLWIGMLDGGLNLFDRKNKTFARYTHPKQTALYSSYISTIMEDSKGNLWFGTSVGIDVLMKESGSITHFGSERNNPASLRSDAILGTLEDSEGRIWIGTQGGLSLWQKGANRFINFSVKDGLPHNVIMSMKEDAAGRLWLGTPNGLSCATIVTEDGRIRLKLANYSEADGLQGQRFNEDAALRTRSGELVFGGANGFNIFKPGDIGHSKTIPRLVLTDFQLFNRSVRPGKADGTHFALSSSITTNPSIVLTASDDVFSIEFAALDFIQPFKNSYKYKLEGFNQEWLVTDANNRKVTFTNLDAGDYVFRVITSNDDGLWSEEGISLPIKVLPPFWKSTKAIVVYLLILSLLLFIARKLIQQREQMKFAMKQQQEEAMRSRELDMIKTKFFTNVSHEFRTPLSLIISPLEKLNEQVVDPAQLKNIELIQKNAKRLLNLVNQLLDFRKMEVHDIRFHPSEGDIIRFVRETVSSFADLSEKKSIRLTFESNTSSLEAIFDHDKVEKILFNLLSNAFKFTMDSGVISVIVEVNDAAENSIVEIMVKDSGIGIPAEKHEQIFERFFQNDLPSSLMNQGSGIGLAITKEFVRIHGGTIRVESEEGKGSSFIVVLPLKKMVHAVHETINEPVNTVVDAPIEEVPASEEKPLILLIEDNEDFRIYLKDNLKTSYAVIEAANGEEGWKKAILQYPDLIVTDVMMPGMDGIELCKKIKSDQRVSHIPVILLTARSGEEQRLEGFEVGADDYIPKPFSFPMLESRIRNLISLRKDLHALFAKKNGIKASEIQVTSLDEQFIHRVVQAIENNVSNSELTVMDLSHELGVSRAQFFRKVQELTNKSPLELIRTIRLQYAAQLLEKSQLSVSEVAYRVGFNNPKYFARHFKDLYHVLPSAYANGKRRS